In Massilia violaceinigra, one DNA window encodes the following:
- the secG gene encoding preprotein translocase subunit SecG, producing the protein MNTLFNLVVVVQVISALAIIGLVLLQHGKGADMGAAFGSGASGSLFGATGSSNFMSKSTGVAAAVFFGATLGLAFFATKNKGQVGGGVMDRAAVTAPAPVTGPGAIPTAAPSLAAPAAPSAVPNAPVTGGAVPAAPVTGGAVPAAPATTVPEVPANQVPK; encoded by the coding sequence ATGAACACGTTGTTCAATCTGGTTGTAGTTGTACAGGTTATTTCCGCTCTGGCGATTATCGGTCTGGTCTTGCTGCAGCATGGCAAGGGCGCCGATATGGGAGCGGCTTTCGGTTCCGGCGCTTCCGGCAGTCTGTTCGGTGCCACTGGCTCCTCGAACTTCATGTCGAAGTCGACCGGCGTGGCCGCCGCGGTGTTTTTCGGCGCCACCCTGGGCCTGGCGTTCTTTGCCACCAAAAACAAGGGCCAGGTCGGCGGCGGCGTGATGGATCGCGCAGCCGTGACGGCGCCAGCGCCAGTGACCGGCCCGGGTGCAATCCCGACCGCCGCACCGTCGCTTGCTGCGCCTGCCGCTCCGTCGGCCGTGCCGAACGCGCCAGTTACCGGTGGGGCAGTGCCTGCCGCGCCAGTGACCGGCGGAGCAGTTCCGGCCGCGCCAGCGACAACGGTACCGGAAGTACCTGCTAATCAGGTGCCAAAGTAA
- a CDS encoding NADH-quinone oxidoreductase subunit A, with product MNLDNYFPVLLFILVGIGVGVVPQVLGYLLSPHKPDSAKLSPYECGFEAFEDARMKFDVRYYLVAILFILFDLETAFFFPWGVSMRELGWSGFVTMMVFIAEFVVGFWYIWKKGALDWE from the coding sequence GTGAACCTCGATAATTACTTCCCCGTCCTGTTGTTCATCCTGGTTGGCATCGGTGTCGGTGTCGTCCCGCAGGTACTGGGATATCTGCTCTCTCCCCATAAGCCCGATTCCGCCAAGCTGTCGCCTTACGAGTGCGGCTTTGAAGCGTTTGAAGACGCGCGCATGAAGTTCGACGTCCGCTACTATCTGGTGGCAATCCTGTTTATTTTGTTCGATCTGGAAACGGCATTCTTCTTCCCATGGGGCGTCTCCATGCGTGAGCTGGGCTGGTCCGGCTTCGTGACGATGATGGTCTTCATCGCCGAGTTTGTGGTCGGTTTTTGGTATATCTGGAAGAAAGGTGCCCTTGATTGGGAATAA
- a CDS encoding NuoB/complex I 20 kDa subunit family protein gives MSIEGVLNEGFITTTADKLINWARTGSMFPMTFGLACCAVEMMHTGAARYDMDRFGVVFRPSPRQSDVMIVAGTLCNKMAPALRKVYDQMPEPRWVISMGSCANGGGYYHYSYSVVRGCDRIVPVDVYVPGCPPTAEALLYGILQLQNKIKRTNTIAR, from the coding sequence ATGTCAATTGAAGGCGTATTAAACGAAGGTTTCATCACCACGACAGCAGACAAGCTGATCAACTGGGCGCGTACCGGGTCGATGTTCCCGATGACGTTCGGCCTGGCTTGCTGCGCCGTCGAAATGATGCACACGGGCGCGGCCCGCTACGACATGGACCGCTTCGGCGTCGTGTTCCGTCCCTCGCCGCGCCAGTCCGACGTGATGATCGTCGCCGGCACGCTGTGCAACAAGATGGCCCCGGCCCTGCGCAAGGTCTACGACCAGATGCCGGAGCCGCGCTGGGTCATCTCGATGGGCTCGTGCGCCAACGGCGGCGGCTACTATCACTATTCGTACTCGGTGGTGCGCGGTTGCGACCGCATTGTGCCGGTCGATGTCTACGTGCCGGGCTGTCCGCCGACCGCTGAAGCGCTGCTGTACGGGATTCTGCAACTGCAGAACAAGATCAAGCGCACCAATACCATCGCACGTTAA
- a CDS encoding NADH-quinone oxidoreductase subunit C, translating to MTTKLEALELALRTALGEGAAISVALGEVTVVVKAAGYIAAMQTLRDHPALKFEQLLDLCGVDYSTYGEGTWDGARFAAVSHLLSIEHNWRVRVRVFAEDDDTPVLASVVELWRSANWYEREAFDLYGILFEGHNDLRRILTDYGFIGHPFRKDFPMSGYVEMRYDPEQKRVIYQAVTIEPREIIPRVIREETYGMNPGSKNLG from the coding sequence ATGACGACAAAACTCGAAGCCCTTGAACTCGCCCTGCGCACCGCACTGGGTGAGGGCGCCGCTATCAGCGTGGCGCTGGGCGAGGTGACCGTAGTGGTCAAGGCCGCCGGCTATATCGCCGCGATGCAGACCCTGCGCGACCACCCGGCGCTCAAATTTGAACAATTGCTCGACCTGTGCGGTGTGGATTACTCCACCTACGGCGAAGGCACCTGGGATGGCGCGCGCTTCGCGGCCGTCTCGCATCTGCTGTCGATCGAACATAACTGGCGTGTGCGCGTGCGCGTGTTCGCCGAGGACGACGACACGCCGGTACTGGCCTCGGTCGTCGAGCTGTGGCGTTCGGCCAACTGGTACGAGCGCGAAGCGTTCGACCTGTACGGCATCCTGTTCGAAGGCCACAACGACCTGCGCCGCATCCTGACCGACTACGGTTTCATCGGCCATCCGTTCCGCAAGGACTTCCCGATGTCCGGTTACGTCGAAATGCGTTACGACCCCGAACAGAAGCGCGTGATCTACCAAGCCGTGACGATCGAGCCGCGTGAAATCATTCCGCGCGTGATCCGCGAAGAAACCTACGGGATGAATCCTGGGAGCAAAAACCTTGGCTGA